One part of the Chryseobacterium mulctrae genome encodes these proteins:
- the chrP gene encoding chryseobasin maturation metalloprotease ChrP, which yields MKFEKKSLKFLEKYLNTSSPTGYEHHGQKVWMDYITPYVDKVEVDHYGTCYGIINPEAEFKVVIEAHADEISWYVNYITDDGLIYVIRNGGSDQTIAPSKVVHIHGEKGIVKGVFGWPAIHTRSANQNEPTPKIDNIFIDCGAISKQEVEDLGIFVGCMITYPDEFFEMNDRYFVCRALDNRIGGFMIAEVARLLNENKKQIPFGLYITNSVQEEVGLYGADMIADTIKPNIAIVTDVTHDTTTPMIEKKKEGDQKCGDGPVVFFAPSVHHTIRELIIDTAKTKKIPFQRAAASRATGTDTDAFAHSNGGVPSALISLPLRYMHTTVEMVSKEDVGNVIQLIYETLLKIKPEMKLKYH from the coding sequence ATGAAATTCGAAAAGAAATCTTTGAAATTTTTAGAGAAATATTTAAACACTTCATCACCAACAGGTTATGAACATCACGGGCAAAAAGTTTGGATGGATTACATCACTCCATATGTAGACAAAGTAGAAGTTGACCATTATGGAACATGCTACGGAATCATTAATCCTGAAGCAGAATTCAAAGTAGTTATTGAAGCGCACGCCGACGAAATTTCATGGTACGTTAATTACATTACGGATGACGGATTAATTTATGTAATCAGAAACGGAGGTTCAGACCAAACTATAGCGCCTTCTAAAGTTGTTCACATTCACGGTGAAAAAGGAATTGTAAAAGGAGTTTTCGGATGGCCTGCAATTCACACAAGAAGCGCCAATCAAAATGAACCCACTCCAAAAATCGACAATATTTTTATCGACTGTGGAGCAATCTCAAAACAGGAAGTTGAGGATTTAGGAATTTTTGTGGGATGTATGATTACATATCCCGATGAATTTTTCGAAATGAACGACCGTTATTTTGTTTGCAGAGCTTTAGATAACAGAATCGGTGGATTTATGATTGCAGAAGTTGCAAGGCTGTTAAACGAAAATAAAAAACAAATTCCTTTCGGTTTATATATCACGAATTCGGTACAGGAAGAAGTTGGTCTTTACGGTGCAGATATGATTGCAGATACGATTAAACCTAATATCGCAATCGTTACTGATGTTACCCATGACACGACAACACCAATGATTGAAAAGAAAAAAGAAGGCGACCAAAAATGCGGCGACGGTCCGGTTGTATTTTTCGCTCCAAGTGTACATCACACGATTAGAGAATTAATCATTGATACCGCAAAAACTAAAAAAATACCTTTTCAAAGAGCAGCAGCAAGCAGAGCAACAGGCACAGACACAGATGCTTTCGCTCATTCTAACGGCGGTGTACCAAGTGCTTTGATTTCCTTACCTTTGCGCTACATGCATACAACAGTAGAAATGGTCTCTAAAGAAGATGTCGGAAATGTCATTCAGTTGATTTACGAAACACTTCTTAAGATAAAACCGGAAATGAAACTGAAATATCATTAA
- a CDS encoding DUF4294 domain-containing protein, with amino-acid sequence MKFHKIACLFLLFFVIGVSGQQKDSITIKPLSQYPPEQLKTDEFGNKYYYDERQKAKFYEINGETVVVMDELVLLNKPKFNNQLDKNYYFFLNKKLYRVYPLFLTALQQYRDIQGEMNNLDSAAKRKYVRDRQNMLADQYEKQLRDLTTTEGQVFAKLMNRATGKNVYEIIRELRGGWSAFWWNVKGKMADIDLKEPYNPHKNRTDEFLESLLQSNWNSGYLQPYPGAKDFKVSR; translated from the coding sequence ATGAAATTTCATAAAATTGCCTGCCTTTTTCTCCTGTTTTTTGTGATTGGTGTTTCTGGGCAGCAGAAAGATTCTATAACTATAAAGCCTCTCAGTCAATATCCACCGGAACAATTGAAAACCGATGAATTTGGTAATAAATATTATTATGATGAAAGGCAAAAAGCTAAATTCTACGAAATCAACGGTGAAACTGTCGTGGTGATGGATGAATTAGTTCTTTTAAATAAACCTAAATTTAATAATCAACTCGATAAAAACTATTACTTCTTTTTAAATAAAAAATTATACCGTGTCTATCCTTTATTTTTAACTGCGTTGCAACAATACAGAGATATTCAGGGTGAAATGAATAATCTTGACAGTGCTGCCAAACGAAAATACGTAAGAGACAGGCAAAATATGCTGGCTGATCAGTATGAAAAGCAGTTGAGAGATTTAACAACAACAGAAGGTCAGGTTTTTGCCAAATTAATGAACAGAGCAACAGGGAAAAACGTTTATGAAATCATTAGAGAATTACGAGGCGGATGGAGTGCATTTTGGTGGAATGTAAAAGGGAAAATGGCAGATATTGATTTGAAAGAACCTTACAATCCTCACAAGAATAGAACGGATGAGTTTTTAGAATCGCTATTGCAGTCCAATTGGAATTCCGGTTATTTGCAACCATATCCCGGAGCAAAAGATTTTAAAGTATCTAGATAA
- a CDS encoding NUDIX domain-containing protein has protein sequence MIDNINVRVYACVVKDKKVLTLFEEYAGEPLMKFPGGGLEYGEGLTDCLKREFEEELNVNIEIVEHLYTQEDFLVSRFKENEQLLTIYYMVNIINEEDFIILDPCIEKIDWISIDSTENPFSLPIDKIVFDKLKEKFL, from the coding sequence ATGATTGACAATATTAATGTAAGAGTTTATGCGTGTGTTGTAAAAGACAAAAAAGTTCTTACGCTTTTTGAAGAATATGCAGGTGAACCTTTAATGAAATTTCCTGGCGGTGGATTGGAATACGGAGAAGGATTGACAGATTGCCTGAAGCGTGAGTTTGAAGAAGAACTAAATGTAAATATAGAAATTGTAGAGCATCTTTATACCCAAGAAGATTTCTTGGTTTCCCGTTTCAAAGAAAACGAACAGCTTCTTACTATATATTATATGGTAAACATAATTAATGAAGAAGATTTCATTATTCTTGATCCCTGCATTGAAAAAATAGATTGGATTTCTATTGACTCAACAGAAAATCCTTTTAGTCTGCCTATTGATAAAATCGTTTTCGATAAACTGAAAGAAAAATTCCTGTAA
- the mnmD gene encoding tRNA (5-methylaminomethyl-2-thiouridine)(34)-methyltransferase MnmD: MEREIKTTNDGSKTLFIIELNENYHSHHGALQEAEHVFIKNGLNLINDYEINILELGFGTGLNVLVTINEYLKTDKNHIINYFTLEKYPINESEIENLAYFEHFDNIELKNIYQKIHQSEWEKSVEIIPGFHLHKIQCDFFDLKNIDLPKINLVYYDCFGARVQPDLWEMPLFEIVSDKMNINGLLTTYSSKGSVRRILQDLNFKVEKKQGPPGKREMINAIKL, from the coding sequence TTGGAAAGAGAAATAAAGACCACAAACGACGGCAGTAAGACACTGTTTATCATCGAGTTAAATGAAAACTACCACTCTCATCATGGAGCTCTTCAGGAAGCTGAACATGTATTTATTAAAAATGGATTAAACTTAATAAATGATTACGAAATTAACATTTTAGAACTCGGTTTTGGAACAGGTTTGAATGTTTTGGTAACAATTAATGAATATTTAAAAACTGACAAAAATCATATCATCAACTATTTTACCCTTGAAAAATATCCAATAAACGAGTCTGAAATTGAAAACTTAGCCTATTTTGAGCATTTTGATAACATTGAATTAAAAAATATTTATCAAAAAATTCATCAGTCAGAATGGGAAAAATCAGTAGAAATTATTCCGGGTTTTCATTTACATAAGATCCAATGCGATTTTTTTGATCTTAAAAACATTGATTTACCGAAAATTAACCTTGTTTATTACGATTGTTTCGGAGCAAGAGTGCAGCCAGATCTTTGGGAAATGCCTTTATTTGAAATAGTTTCTGATAAAATGAATATAAACGGACTGTTAACAACCTACTCTTCTAAAGGGAGTGTAAGAAGGATTCTACAAGACCTTAATTTTAAAGTTGAAAAAAAACAAGGTCCTCCCGGAAAAAGAGAAATGATTAATGCGATAAAGTTATAG
- a CDS encoding branched-chain amino acid aminotransferase gives MIIQKTENSRISTFDPNNFSFGGTFSDHMIICEYENGKWGEVKLVPYGPLLFTPAMMGVNYGQACFEGMKAYKDKDGQVFLFRPEKNFERINKSAARLAMPQVTEEIFLDGLKALIDIDREWVPQGEGNSLYIRPLIFATEEALKARVANKYMFAIVATPAKMYYTEPVSVKISDHYSRAASGGVGSAKAAGNYAASFYPTQLAMEEGYDQIIWTDDATHEYFEESGTMNVFVRINDTIYTPPTSEKILDGVTRDSFIQLAKKRGFEIKVEPIKVKDVVEAQRNGTLKEVWGVGTAVVTTVFQALGYNGEKLELPRLSDEESFAVILKNDLVDLQNNLTEDPFGWRVLVDHALETV, from the coding sequence ATGATAATTCAAAAAACAGAAAACTCTAGAATTTCTACTTTCGATCCTAATAATTTTTCTTTTGGAGGTACTTTCAGTGATCACATGATTATCTGCGAGTATGAGAACGGAAAATGGGGCGAGGTAAAATTGGTTCCTTATGGTCCATTATTGTTTACGCCTGCTATGATGGGAGTAAATTATGGGCAAGCTTGTTTTGAAGGTATGAAAGCCTACAAAGATAAAGACGGACAGGTTTTCCTTTTCAGGCCAGAAAAGAATTTTGAGCGTATCAATAAATCTGCAGCTCGTTTGGCAATGCCACAGGTTACAGAAGAAATCTTTTTGGATGGTTTGAAAGCTTTAATTGATATCGATAGAGAATGGGTTCCTCAAGGAGAAGGTAATTCTTTATATATTAGACCATTAATTTTCGCTACTGAAGAGGCTTTAAAAGCAAGAGTAGCTAATAAATATATGTTTGCAATTGTAGCTACGCCGGCAAAAATGTATTATACAGAGCCTGTGTCTGTGAAAATTTCAGATCATTATTCTAGAGCGGCAAGTGGTGGTGTTGGTTCTGCTAAAGCTGCAGGAAACTATGCTGCTTCTTTCTACCCAACTCAGTTGGCAATGGAAGAAGGATATGATCAGATTATCTGGACTGATGATGCTACTCATGAATATTTCGAAGAAAGTGGAACAATGAATGTTTTCGTAAGAATCAACGATACAATTTATACGCCGCCTACTTCTGAGAAAATTTTGGATGGTGTTACAAGAGATAGTTTCATTCAATTGGCTAAGAAAAGAGGCTTTGAAATAAAAGTAGAGCCTATCAAAGTAAAAGATGTTGTGGAAGCTCAGAGAAACGGAACTTTGAAAGAAGTTTGGGGAGTAGGAACTGCGGTTGTTACAACTGTTTTCCAAGCTTTAGGATATAATGGTGAAAAACTTGAATTGCCTAGACTTTCAGACGAAGAAAGTTTTGCAGTAATCCTTAAAAATGATTTAGTAGATTTACAAAATAACCTTACTGAAGATCCTTTCGGATGGAGAGTTTTGGTTGATCATGCACTAGAAACAGTTTAA
- a CDS encoding FKBP-type peptidyl-prolyl cis-trans isomerase, with protein MKKILFISLLSLLSCKRNNPVHPPVGGVLSQNDLDVSKNRMKNLNTVERQQIQDWITSQNIKFFPTQLNYWTTVDGFDKRERRPDESTISYSYDLYDFDQTKIYDKSISRNDARFGHFDELKAVENALRYMQNGEEVTLLVPSSLAYGTYGDENKIDNDIPLIIKLKVL; from the coding sequence ATGAAAAAAATACTCTTCATATCTCTTCTTAGCTTATTGAGCTGCAAAAGAAATAACCCGGTGCATCCACCGGTTGGTGGTGTTTTGAGCCAAAATGATCTGGATGTTTCCAAAAACCGTATGAAAAATCTGAATACGGTGGAAAGGCAGCAAATTCAGGATTGGATTACAAGTCAAAATATAAAATTCTTTCCAACACAACTGAATTATTGGACTACAGTCGATGGTTTTGATAAGCGAGAAAGAAGACCTGATGAATCTACAATTTCGTATTCGTACGATCTTTATGATTTTGACCAGACTAAAATTTATGATAAATCTATAAGCAGAAACGATGCAAGATTCGGACATTTTGATGAGCTTAAAGCCGTTGAAAATGCTCTTCGATACATGCAGAACGGGGAAGAAGTAACGCTTCTTGTACCATCATCATTGGCTTACGGAACTTACGGAGACGAAAATAAAATTGATAACGATATTCCTTTAATTATAAAATTAAAAGTACTGTAA
- a CDS encoding peptidylprolyl isomerase, with protein MNVDKETYEGLKDGLYANIQTTKGNLIVKFEDKKSPVTVANFVGLAEGKIDNKAKAKGVPFYDGTIFHRVIKDFMIQGGDPQGTGMGDPGYKFEDEKNDLKHTGKGILSMANSGPNTNGSQFFITEVATPWLDGRHTIFGEVVKGTETIDAIAAVEKGAQDKPKTDIVLEKVSIFSKGDEYKGYDAAKTFNEGKGKIAANNKAMAEKAEADAKKALEALKAGMQVTESGLYYKITKKTEGKAAKAGDNVQVHYAGKLTNGTEFDSSFKRNEPLEFPVGTGRVIKGWDEGILLLKEGETATLLIPPAMGYGERGAGGVIPPNAWLIFDVELVKVP; from the coding sequence ATGAACGTAGACAAAGAAACTTACGAAGGGCTTAAAGACGGACTTTATGCTAATATTCAAACTACAAAAGGTAACCTTATTGTAAAATTTGAAGACAAAAAATCACCGGTAACTGTGGCTAACTTTGTTGGTCTTGCAGAAGGTAAAATCGATAATAAAGCGAAAGCGAAAGGAGTTCCTTTTTATGACGGAACAATTTTCCACAGAGTAATTAAAGATTTCATGATTCAGGGAGGTGATCCTCAAGGAACAGGAATGGGAGATCCAGGTTACAAATTTGAAGATGAGAAAAACGACCTTAAACATACAGGAAAAGGTATTCTTTCGATGGCTAATTCAGGACCAAACACAAACGGTTCTCAGTTTTTCATTACTGAAGTTGCTACACCTTGGTTAGACGGAAGACATACTATTTTTGGTGAAGTTGTAAAAGGAACTGAAACTATTGACGCAATTGCTGCTGTTGAAAAAGGAGCTCAGGATAAACCAAAAACAGACATCGTTCTTGAAAAAGTAAGCATTTTTAGCAAAGGAGATGAGTACAAAGGATATGATGCTGCAAAAACTTTCAACGAAGGAAAAGGTAAAATAGCTGCTAATAATAAAGCTATGGCTGAAAAAGCTGAAGCTGATGCAAAGAAAGCTTTGGAAGCTTTAAAAGCTGGAATGCAGGTAACTGAGTCTGGACTTTACTATAAAATTACTAAAAAGACTGAAGGAAAAGCTGCAAAAGCAGGTGATAACGTTCAGGTGCATTATGCTGGTAAATTGACCAACGGAACTGAATTCGACTCTTCATTCAAAAGAAATGAGCCTCTTGAATTCCCTGTTGGAACTGGTAGAGTAATCAAAGGATGGGACGAAGGAATCTTGTTATTGAAAGAAGGTGAAACTGCTACTTTATTGATTCCACCAGCAATGGGTTACGGAGAAAGAGGGGCAGGAGGAGTAATTCCACCAAATGCATGGTTAATCTTCGATGTAGAATTGGTAAAAGTTCCTTAA